The nucleotide window actcgagcgaaatgatTTCTTTCAGTATGTACGATGTAAGTATCTTGCGCGAAGAATACGGAAGAAATGGAATGGACTGCACAAAGGCAGTGCTCTGCGCGATAAAGTTAAGTTAAATGGAAAAACTGAAGGTGCGTGTTTCAATAGTTTCACTTGAAGGAAGTGGGAGTACTGCCATTTCACGTGAAAGAAAATGCAACGCACATCGTTCAACGCATGAATGTGGTGAATATCTTGTAATTCGTTCTCATAAGGATTCAACGTGGTATGGCCGTTGGCGAAGATATGTATggcttttgaagaattttattctcattcggtgattagattcgatagttcactatctgactttgtaacaatttggatttaaatgtcatacaggaatgaaattgagcatcaacggcgcataaaaaatttccatttcaaaagcaTCAGTTTCGGAAATGGATCTGTAAGAGTTAGTTTTCAGAAATGTTGCAGTTTCGGAAAGGAAGACAGCGGAAGCGCGGACCTTCCGTGACAAAGTAGAGGATTTCGAAGATGGATTACAATGTGAAGCCAACGTGGAATATGGAGTGCAGCTGAAAAAGGTGGAATGAGGGAGAAACGGTTTGACGGTAAGAGAAACTGTCCCACCAGTTTTCTGAGTGGCAAAGTGCCCTTGGTTGCAAATGGGTCATTACAAGGAAATGACGTTAACGATCGTCTCGTGCGGCTGCATCAATCTGGAATCGGCAGCATGGAAAAAATGGTTGCGAAAGTTCAGAATTTAGATTTTTTATCTGAGTAAACTATCGGTCATGGTATCGATATCGATACGTAGCCATGCAATAAGGTGGATATTCTATCGataaaattgagaatcgatacTTTCCATAGTCAAAGTATCGAATAAATCGATCTCGAAAACTCTGAAAAAAATTCTGCGAATATtgcgattttaagtttttttcctgaGAAAAGTATCGATATAAGAATCGATTTCGATGCCTTTCGATACTAAAGACTGGCGGTACCTTTAGATAATATCTAAAAATCGATTCGATCGGTgctcgaaatatcgatttttcgataacaAATGTTGGACATTGAAAGAGGCATTTTTGCGAAAGTGTCgactttggaatttattttctagCCATGCATACATGAAATTGTCAATTTGAATAAACAGTAATAAAGAACAACGGTAGGTGTACACATTTAAGTCGACAAACGGTACCTTTGTCGTTTGCAACATCGATATTTTTGATCCGTAATAGCGTACCTATGACACAAAAGTGCTGACTTTGGACACCATTTTTGGTAAAAGTATCGATATCGAGATCGATATTCGAGCATATCGATACAATTTGATTCAATGTATATTCGATAGAATCCATTTCGATAACAATCGAAGCGGGGAACATCGAGTTTCGCCCCTTCGAAAAGTGCACGTAATATTCATTCTTGCCTCAATTATGGGCAAAGTATCGATGTTCTCATCGATACTCTGTGTCGGTGGCGAGTTTTAATACACTCTGCCGATACTCTATTGGTCAAAACATCTGAATTCGCAATTTAAATTTTTCGATAATTATCGGCCATAGCATCGATATTTTGGGCTCGAGAGAATCGAAATTGCTAGAAAACGTCGATTCTCGATACTTTCGATACTTTGGCACGGGTTTGGATCGTCAGTCATCGAAACGACGTTCACCCCACCAATGACGTCATCACTCCGAAAGCAGTCGTAAAAGCCGCCAACGAAGCGGAATCGACGGAAGAGCACGAAGGCGATTCGAAATCGACGGGGCGAGTGAAAATCGATAACCGTAAGTGATAATCGGACCACTTTCCGAACGGAAGTTTAAGCAATGGCAAATAATATCCTGCACTTTCTATGGTCCCGAAAAGGACCTTTGTCATTCGATGATGCTGCAGCTGCCAGATGTAATGGGCTGCTGCCGCGATGGAAATCTAACCACCGAATCCGTACAGGGTGCGTCCCTGGCGCTTGAGGGCGTACACGACGTCCATGGCGGTCACGGTCTTCCTCTTGGCGTGTTCGGTGTAGGTGACGGCGTCACGGATCACGTTCTCCAGGAACACCTCGAGCACACCGCGGGTCTCCTCGTAGATGAGTCCGGAGATACGCTCGACACCTCCGCGGCGGGCCAGACGGCGAATGGCCGGCTTGGTGATGCCCTGGATGTTGTCGCGAAGAACCTTGCGATGACGCTTGGCGCCTCCTTTCCCCAAGCCTTTTCCTCCCTTGCCTCGTCCGGTCGTGTCGCTGCTGTCTCGGTGAGAGAATCGTGCTTGCTTGACTTTCGGCTTTCCATTTTATAACGTCTTTCGACGGTCTCGCACTCTCAGCCAATCACATTTCGGCACATGTAAGAGTCTACACACTCGTGCCAATATATTGGGTCGAGAAATCGGCCGCTTCAGTTACTTTCCCGACAGGAAAATGGCACGTACCAAGCAGACAGCCCGTAAGTCGACCGCCCCCAGGAAGCAGCTGGCCACCGAGGCCGCTCGCAAGAGGCCACCGGTGGAGTGAAGAAGCCCCACAGGTATCGCCCAGGTACCGTGGCCCTCCGAGAGATCAGCAGGAGATGATACCAGAAGAGCACTCTGATCCGCAAGCTGCCCTTCCAGCGTCCGTGAGATCGCCCAGGACTTGAAGACCGACCTCCGCTTCCAGAGCTCCGCCGTCATGGCTCTGCAGGAGGCGTCCGAGGCCTACCTCGTGGGTCTTTTCGAGGACACCAACCTGTGCGCCATCCACGCCGAGCGCGTCACCATCGTGCACCAAAGGACATCCAGCTGGCACGCCGTATCCGCGGAGAGCGCTCTGAGATCGTCGTCGCTGTCGACTTCTCGTCGGCACAAAAACAAAAGTCCTTTTCAGGACTAGACGTCATACGGACGATTGTTTCCCATTGCTTTCatcgacgagaatgaaataatatttcgtaaagaaaagctgaaagagaatgaaaaaataataaagttgtaattaatgataattatgattaactaatgaaaaatagtttaaatgaatACTGGAAGGTACGAATATAActtatgaaaagatgtttttttgcaGATGGAGTGCTTGTTTCCTGACGGAAAATGCTGTCTTTACagaatggcaatttaaatttcGTAAGtaacgaaaattatattttaattccggagaattattgaaaaatggcgatttttcgatggaaaacaatcgaaaaacgtcttcGAGTGCGACTTCGGGAACGCTCTTATGGGATTTCCCGGGTAAAAAAATGCGATCGGAAATACTGGAGATATCGCAGAGATCTTCTGGAATTTAAACGATTGGCGTATCAGAGTCGCTCACGAACCGGAAGGAAGCGAAACAAACGAGAATCGAGCGATTTATGACGTCACGAGCAAATCGCGGCCAAGCGGGTACCCTttcccatgtaaaatttttgacTCGGAAAGAGACGAGATATCGCTCTGATCTTCGGGAATCGAAACGATGACGTCACAAGAGTCGCCCGTGGACTTGTGGGAAGGGAAACAAACGAGAAACGGCGGAATTACGAGGTCGCGAGCAAATCCGGGGTGCTTGTATAGGGAATCCCatgttaaaatttctgaaaaaaaaaattcgagatatcgCTCTGATCTTCTGGAATGGAAACGATTACGTCGTTAGAATCGATTGGGGACACGTGATTGGCTAATCGGACGGTAAACGAGCGAATGGGAGCGACGCGAGCAAATCCACCATGCTCAATGGGGTTTCCCGTGTTAaagtggcgagaaaaaaaattcgagatatcgCTCTGATCTTCCGGAATGGAAACGATTGCTGCGTTAGAATCGATTGCGGACTTGTGGGAACGAAATCGGACGGTATCGGAGCGAATGGGAGCGATTCGAGCAAATCCCGCATGTTGCAATGGGTAAATTGCATGTGGGTGCGATGCGGGTTGCGTCGACTGCCCCTGCGAGGTGACGGAAATTCGGGGGGGAATTTTTTTCGACCCCCCGGTGTGAAGATGTCGGCGTTATCAGTGGCGGATATCGTGTGGGGGTTGTTCGTGGACGTCCGCGTAATTTATGCGCACTGCCATGCCACCGGGAGGGGTTTAAAAGGCGCATTTTTACGCCCAATTTCGCGCAAAACCTCCATCATCGAGTCGTGGTGATTCGTGTAATTTTCCCGTGTGGTCCACGTTCACTGGGTGGACGCGTGACGTGCGTGCGTGTTCCAGGAAAATATTCTCCGCGTCTCGGGATGCGTTGGAACGTGAAAAATCGATGGGAAAGGAACGGCGAAATTAGTGTCGGAAACCTTTGAAATTCACTCGACATTAGAAGAATGCGTTCGTTCGTCGTGAAAAAATTCAGGAAAGCGTGGAATTTATTGTTCTTTACGAATGCGTaaagaaaatgggaagaaaaggTAGCAaaagtgcatcaaaaaatgaaaaacctcgaAAAGAGTCGGTGAAATTTAGTACGCGTCGACCtatgaaattcgtggaaaattagtaAATTCCATCGTATGGGCACGGAATCGAGCAGTAATGTGTATCCGTACTCGTAGTAAAAGGAAATGGAACGAGATATCCCGAAAGATTTGAGGTAACGGAGGTAAAAATAttagaaacttgaaaaaaatgtgaagaaaatgttTCGCCTTCACTTTCgaaaatcgtggaaaatatgtAGATGAGGTCTGGAGAGAACGAAATTAATGGCTGAAACGTACGATGTTGTGTTATTTGCGAAAATGGAAAAGATTCGGCGTCAGAGTGTACCGTtgaggagtaaaaaaatggaaaccatCGAAAAAAATTCGTCGCCACGTTTCGGGAGGACTTtggaaattcgtggaaaattataAGATGCAGTCGGACGTGGTCGTAATTAAGcaggaaaatgaatattaacatgcggaacgttaattttaaaaattcgaagcgAATGCGATCGTTCACGGCGCGTTAAATGGAAAAGTTGGGTGAAAAAAAGTTTGCCGAAGTGGTAAGGGCGACTTTCGAAAATTTTTTGGGCGACTGAAATACgtgatgaagacgtgaaattcacAGCGAAAGCACGGAATGCGATGATGTGTCGAGAGCTGGAAGGATATCGGAGAAGTTCGCAATGGTTCCGGAGTAATTGGGGGAAGACGCGTGAAAAAGGTGCTTAGAGCGGTTTTTCCGAcctttgaatgatttttaaaaatataaagtatgcATGCTGGAGAGCCAGGAACGTCTCGCGACGAGCACCTGCGGTCGAGATGTTCCCTGCCTCGCGGCCCCCTGCCCTTCACCCTCTTTGGCCGCACGGAGTGTGCTGGAGTGGAAGCGGTCCGCTCCCTTGGAAcgccgaaatgaaatgcaaatggcGGGCGGAGGAAAGACACTTCACTGCCAGGTGGTCATTACCGAGGCGGTCGCGTTCCGATTTAAACGATACTGTGTCTGACGAATGGATTATTGACGGATGTTCCGTGCTTCGCGTCGTTGGAAATATAGTACATTGTTGTATGTGACAACATTTGTTCTCCGCATTTCACGACTATCGACCGCGGATGAGTGGACGAATCGTTCGTCACGGAGAGCGGTCACATATTTGCGCCGAGTCGCAATCCGGGATAGAATTCCCACCGAGAGACGACATTTTAAATTCCGCCCTGGgcgtccacggcgagcgactgcgaagAGCCCCCCCGCGCCATCTGTCGGCGGCAGATTGTACTCCGGCAGTGCTCGCGTCGCAGGACGAGACGCGggtaattgtttattactccgtAGCATCTTTTTATGTGTCACCGTTAGAACGCCTCGTTCCTTGTGAAAGCGTGCATTGTAAATGCGAGTGTTAGTGTGGAAGCGTGTCGAAGGAGAGTGATGAAATGCATTGGCGACGGCGATTGCAATCGAAGCGTGTTTGTCGTCCGACTCTGTTCCGTTAAATTTCGCGAAATCTTTTAGATACGTGAGCGCAGAATCGAAGAATATTCTACCAGCCGCAGGAAATAGCACGAACTGAGTCCGCGGTCGACAGCCGTCGTTAAAGTTGCATGGCAACGGACGGTTTAGACCGACGCCGGGTAAATATTTGAAGGAGAGGAATGATTAATGAGCGTCTCGCCTGCAGAATACAAATGAATAGTGCAATAATCGGAGCTGTAATTGATTATGAAAAACATGTCCATCGTGGCTTTCAAAGATATTATCCCCACACACATTGTCAATCGCGGTCGGTTCGGTAATGTCTCGGTGTTGTAATTCGCTCGTTTCGGTAGAGAACTCCCTCAATTTATTCCtcggataaaatatttctttcgctgAATATCGTGGAGAAGTGAGCTTCGCGTAGCATTGCCGAAAAAATTTTTGACGAGCACCACTCGGTAGGCATGCTCTATTGGACGTGTCAGAACTCCTCCCAGCAAACATTGACGATTCAATTGTCCACGAAAAGAACCCGCGGAATCAGCAGTGAAGGAAAACTTAACGGCTTGCTTCGAACGACCAACGTCATAAAATTTCCCGTGACTTCCAATTTGCTTCACCACCATTTAATTCTGTTTCCTACTTGCCAGTTAATGCCGGGCCGAGACATCATGTTGTACGATCGTACTTTCTGTGATTCCTGATAATATCAATACTTCACATTTGATGAGTCGACGGTTCGTTCGTTATGGCAAGGATTACCGCTGCGTGGCGAATAATTATTCCGCAGTGCACTCCCACGGGCGATCATAAGTTTCCTACCGTGAGTCGCACGAGCAGTGCACTGCGGAGAGGACACCATCTAGCGGCGGAATGCGGGTAACTACTTCGTGCGGTGGCCGCCGTGAGAAGACGAAGCGAATGATTCACGTTCATCAGCGGGTTACCGAAATGACGCCGGTTCTGTCGTGGTCTTTGTGACGCTTTCGTTAATATTCATCTCTTCGAATCGATCTCAGTCGTGCCTCGTCGATTCCGTAAACCGGGCGTTTAAATGTCTTCGACAGCCCGCCGACAGTGTGCTTCGTAGGACGTCGTGCGTTCGATGATAAACCGTTCCAATAAATCTGTCACGTCCTTCGCGGGCTTTGCGTCCTTCGAAGGAAAGGCTTCGTGCCATCGCCGTCATTAGTAGTAATCTTTCACGGCAATTGagatccgaggactcgacagTGCGTGGATTGGAATTTTTGATCTCGGTCGTGATCGATTCGCTCTCCCTCGGGGAAATGGAACTTTCAAATTTTGAGCGAGTACGCGCCCGGCGAGGCAGTCGCCGGACAGCGGAGCAGGCCCCCCCGCACCATCTGGCGGCAGCGCGTGTTACTCCTTGAGCACTCGCGATGCGATGCTCGTCCCGGGAAGGTCGAGATTAATTATTACTTTGCTGCGAGTTCGTCGGCGACCGCTGACATTACTTCGTTCGTATCGAAGTCGTCGACGAAGGGACGAATACCACGCAGTGAATTCATTTCCGTTTCCCTCGAATGCGGATGCGCGAATTCTTGGGAAACATTCGACGGGGTGACGTTCATCTTTCCGAACAGAATTTTTCTCGGCATATTCTGGGCACGCATCGCTCGTGGTCGgtgatcgaaaatattttttaatcggtcGGAGAATAAAAATTACGCCCGGTGTTTTCGGGCCCTACGTGGTATAACTTGGGTGATCGAACGAGAACCGGTGAATCGTACGCGGTGTGGCCGTCGGCGAGCACGCGACCGAATCCTTGAAAAGTTAGTCGTCACGATCGTGGCGACTCGAGGATAGAATTTCTCCGCGAGTGCGTTCGCATTCCTTTCCGTTGGATGGTCACCGGTTTCCGACAGCGGTCCCGTGATGCAATAATCGATTCCGTCGTTTCTCGTAGTCCGTCTTTGAAAATGTGCCGTTGAAAAATGTCTGGCGTCGCATTTGCACCGTTCGAATCCCGTACGCGTTCCGACCGGACCAAGTAGTTCGCCCTCGGCGGCGTTGGTATCTGCTCGCCGCGGAGGTACGTTCGGGGGTCTCGAGCGAGGAGGGAAGGAAGCCATCTGGCGGCGGCGGAGCGATGCTCGTCGCGGAAAAATATTCGCGATGAATGGAGATTTTAATCGCGGCGGAAGCGCGGAATTGAATATTTCGCGAGGGAGTCGAgtgatgctttaaaaaattttttgcgGAGAATCCCGCTGCGCGCAAAAGTGAGGAACGCGTTTATAGTGGACGAGGAACGAGTGACGCGGGCCGCGGAGAGGAAATTCGTGGCTCGGTGACCGGGGTTGgtgagataaaaatttttttctgggaccGGTACGTTTCGCGAGGAACTTCGGAGTGTCGGGGAGACCGCGGATGTGGAGTGATGGGTCGCGAGAAAAATGCGTGACTGGGTGATCGTGGCGCGGGAAGCTCCGGCCCTCGTTTCCACCGTAAGGATCTGAGGCCGTCGGGGACGGCGACGGAGGCGAGGGAAAGGATTGGTGTCGGAGGCGAGGTTAGCTCTCACGAGTCTCTGCGCGCTGGAAATAAAGACCTCCCCTGGTTCGTAATCGTGCGTTCAGACTCTCGAAAGAGAGTCAGCGCCGGCGAATGGAACGAAGCCGCCGGGGCTTTTGGGAACCCGCGCCTTCGGGCTGGACTCCGAGGCGTCTCCGGCGCCTCGGGACAGCCCCCGGGGCTTCCGACCTGGAGTTGGACTCTGGGTCTCCCTCGCGAGGGAGAAGGAAGTCCCCGGGGGCTTTTCGGGTGGTTTTCCGCTTCCGAGCGGAATGACCGGCCCGTCGCGCAGACGGCGGGCCGGTCGAACTGAAAATGCTTCGTCCCGGACGCTCAAAAAAATTTCTGGACTTAGAATAATTttcgccgcccccccccccccccgcccccctacCGCGCGGCGCAGCCGCGCCgaaaaatttttttgagaaaaaatttgaaaggttTTCGGGTCGTTTCGGGTGGTTTTAGGGGACGTCGGTGTGTCTCGCATCTGGAACGCGCGTCTGTCGTGGCGACCGCCGTTCGCGAATTTTCGAATTTCTTCGAGATTCGGGTGCCGTGTCGGAGGCGCGGTCGCGATCGTGCGCGTCGCGGCATCGGacgtcgaaaaaaaatataaaaaaatgtgggaTATTTTTTCTCCGCGACGTTTCGACCTCGGTATCGATTCGATACCGCGGGAGTATCGACCGCGGTCACTTTCGATAGGTTCgactttgtaaatttttcccgAGGAGAATATCGATCGTGGATTCGATTTCGACGGTTTTCCGTGCCGCGGAATGGTGTTTTCGTGGGATGGTACCGCGGACGATGGAATGCGCGATCGGATCTCGGATTTATTCGATGTCGAAGgtggaaacattgcaatttcTTCCCGGGGCGATCGCCGTCCGTGGAGCCGATTGAAATGGGAAAATGCGTTCGCGATTCTCTTCGAGAAACGCTCGGGACGAGGTTTCGGCACGTCACCGAATGCGTGCCCGCATCGCGAAACTGCCGACTTCGTACACGTTTTTCGGGAGAAACGTCGATGCAGAGACGGGTATTGGAGCGCGTCGATCCGATCGACTCGCAGGTGTATTCGATGGAAACCGTTTCGTACGGGATCGAAGCGGGGAACGTCGAATTTTGCCCCCTCGAAAAGCGTACCCGACGACCGTTCTAGTGGCGAGTTTGAATTCTGCGCGCGTTCGGTCTGGCGCGAGTAGTTGGGCTGCGGTGGCGCTGACGATCGCGAAATGCTTGAAATGGTCGCCGAAGAACGAAGGCGTCGCTCGCACGAAGGTCTCGGGAAACGATAACGtcgtgaaaatgaaagaaaaaataccattcaaAAGAACGACCGActccgagattcgaacccgggactCTGGGACCGCAGCCTGGCTGAGGAAAACATGGCGTGACATATTAACCTTGCAATGACTTTTTATACAACTTTTAATTGGAATAAtcgaatggaattttgaagaacCTTAGAAATTCATTCAAGTGATGGAATACGCTTTTCCTTTCACGTCCATCGCATGCGAAAACGGCCTCGGGGCCCTCGACGTGCCGTGACCGTTATCCCATAAGAAGAGCATTGGATTCCCTGcagattgtttttcttttaatttaaaaaaatatttttaacggccTCGATGCTTTCTTAACACCACAGAGTCAAAGGTTggagaatttttaaataccattcCGCTTCATCGTAGACATTTCGTTACCTTTTACCAAGTACTTTCTCTCCTCGAAAGCATGCATTTTCAACGTTCGACCAACAATGACTCTTTGCCGTGGCAACCACACCACAAAAACCTCTATTAGTGAGCGGGTAAAGAACGCGGTGCACTCACCGAGGAGGAATTCGTATGAATACTCTGTATAACGCGGTATTATTTGAAGGAATCGTACCGAGAAAATAACGTCTCAAAGACAGCTGATTGATGCGACGTCCGAGAGGTGGATCCCCCAGTGGCGCCTTCGGAACTATCTGCTACAGGCGAGCTTGGAGCATCAGGCAATTAGCCCACGACAAGATATTTACTATAAATTTGCTGCATTTCCTCTTCGCAGAGGCTGTATCGTGTGATCCTTTATATTTCCCTATGTGCAACAAATTTCCACACTCACCGCGTCGTGTGCATTGCAAAAAAATTCGTCCGAGTGAAGTGTTCTTGTGATCGGTGCATTTTGAAGTTTTTCTGTGAAAGTCTTAAAGTAATGCGTGTGACCGTGAAGTTAAGCAGTGCGCAAGCGATTACACCATCGAGTTTTAAATGCATGTGTACACCAGAGTTTATTATTAATGTAGTGAAGTTGCATGTTAAGAAATGTTGCGTTGCATCATACGGCCACACACTCAACCCTGGGTTCCCAGAACAGCATGTTGACATGAATACAActtatgggatatttttcaaactattcattCTGTGCCTACGAGACTCCACAATAATGTTCCTTTTAATGTTACCTACGTTTCGAtacgtctcccgtccaaatccctcggtaattatggctTAAACGAATAATTTTCAGTAAGGCGATTGACATTTGATTTTTTGAGCCACGGAATGTAACAAATTTATTAAACCGTGGAGTCcttcgcactgacactcgtcacgaataattgcctAAACTTTCTTATCGTTTAAATACCGATTCCATCGaaatccactggtttttactgtttatatgacataatgttgattttgaaaattcgGCCTTTGGTAACTGTCAggaaaaaatatgagatatttCTCGAACTATTCCTCTTTTGGCTACGAAACTCCACAAAATTGTTCTTTTCAATATTACCTACGTTTTCAAACGTCCCCCGTCAATATCCCTCGGTAATAATGgcttatacaaaaaattttcagtATGACAGCTGTCATTTCATTTTGTCATAttcatattgtaatatttttttcaaaccattgAATAAATCGCACTGACACtagtcacgaataattgccttaaCTTTCTTATCGTTTTAAAATCGgtcccatcaaaatccactggtttttactgtttatatgaaataatgttgattttaaaaattcagctttTGCTAACTGTCAGGCACAttatatgggatatttttcaaactatttcttCTGTGCCTACGTGACTCCACAATAATGTTTGTTTTAATGTTACCTACGATTTGAAACGTCACCCGTCAAAATCCAACGATAATCatggtttttagaaataattttgagtatgaagaTGGAAAAATGATATACTCAGTATCAGattgtaacacatttttaaaactgttAACTCTGTTGCACAGACACTAATCACGAATATTTGTCTCAATTTTCTTAACGTTTTAAAACCGTCCccatcaaaatccactggtttttaccgtttatatgacataatgttgttatcgAAAATTCAGCCTATGCTAACTATCAGGCacataatatgggatatttttcaaactattcctACTGTGCCTACGAGACTCCACAATAGTCTTTGTTTTAATGTTACCTACGATTTGAAACGTCACCCGTCAAAATCCAACGATAATCATggtttttagatataattttgagtat belongs to Ischnura elegans unplaced genomic scaffold, ioIscEleg1.1, whole genome shotgun sequence and includes:
- the LOC124173673 gene encoding histone H4-like, with the translated sequence MTAELWKRRSVFKSWAISRTLEGQLADQSALLVSSPADLSEGHGTWAIPVGLLHSTGGLLRAASVASCFLGAVDLRAVCLPKVKQARFSHRDSSDTTGRGKGGKGLGKGGAKRHRKVLRDNIQGITKPAIRRLARRGGVERISGLIYEETRGVLEVFLENVIRDAVTYTEHAKRKTVTAMDVVYALKRQGRTLYGFGG